A section of the Scyliorhinus torazame isolate Kashiwa2021f chromosome 21, sScyTor2.1, whole genome shotgun sequence genome encodes:
- the LOC140398538 gene encoding ras-related protein Rab-5C has product MTSRGGGARSNGPAAGNKICQFKLVLLGESAVGKSSLVLRFVKGQFHEFQESTIGAAFLTQTVCLDDTTVKFEIWDTAGQERYHSLAPMYYRGAQAAIVVYDITNTDTFARAKNWVKELQRQASPNIVIALAGNKADLANKRAVEFQEAQAYAEDNSLLFMETSAKTAMNVNEIFMAIAKKLPKNEPQNAGGTSGRTRGVDLQETSPQSRSQCCSN; this is encoded by the exons ATGACGAGTCGGGGAGGCGGGGCTCGATCCAATGGACCAGCCGCTGGAAACAAAATCTGTCAATTTAAGTTGGTTCTTCTGGGTGAGTCGGCAGTCGGGAAATCCAGCCTCGTATTGCGCTTTGTGAAAGGGCAGTTTCATGAATTTCAGGAGAGCACAATTGGAG CTGCCTTTCTAACGCAGACTGTCTGTTTGGATGATACAACAGTTAAATTTGAGATTTGGGATACTGCTGGCCAAGAGAGATATCACAGCTTGGCACCAATGTACTACAGGGGAGCACAGGCTGCCATTGTGGTCTACGACATAACTAACACA GATACCTTTGCACGAGCCAAGAACTGGGTAAAAGAACTGCAGCGACAAGCCAGCCCAAATATAGTGATTGCATTAGCTGGTAATAAGGCTGACCTTGCAAATAAGAGAGCTGTAGAATTCCAG GAAGCACAAGCATATGCAGAAGACAACAGCTTGCTTTTCATGGAGACATCAGCAAAGACTGCAATGAATGTGAATGAAATATTTATGGCCATAG CCAAAAAGCTGCCGAAGAACGAACCTCAGAATGCGGGTGGAACCTCAGGCCGAACCAGGGGCGTGGACCTCCAGGAGACCAGTCCACAGAGTCGGAGCCAGTGCTGCAGTAATTAA